A single region of the Lysinibacillus sp. B2A1 genome encodes:
- a CDS encoding DNA-binding response regulator — translation MTKTILVVEDEFSIATLLKYNLEQAGYVVETAVDGQEGLDKAIDLQPDLILLDLMLPRLDGMEVCKQIRQQRMNTPIIMLTAKDDEFDKVLGLELGADDYMTKPFSPREVLARVKAVLRRFTQNVVLDDKDEPQEKMYEFGQLRVFPERFEVFLQDEALEFTPKEFELLIYLLENKNRVLTRDQLLSAVWKYDFAGDTRIVDVHISHLRDKIEENSRKPMFIKTIRGLGYKFEEPKTT, via the coding sequence ATGACAAAAACGATTTTAGTTGTAGAAGATGAATTTTCTATTGCGACACTATTGAAATATAATTTAGAACAGGCAGGTTATGTTGTAGAAACAGCTGTAGATGGTCAAGAAGGACTGGATAAAGCAATTGACTTGCAACCAGATTTAATTCTCTTGGACTTAATGCTTCCAAGGCTTGATGGTATGGAGGTATGTAAACAAATACGTCAACAACGTATGAACACACCTATAATTATGTTAACCGCAAAGGACGATGAATTCGATAAGGTTCTTGGTCTGGAGCTGGGCGCAGATGATTATATGACGAAGCCTTTTAGCCCGCGTGAGGTTTTGGCACGAGTAAAGGCTGTATTAAGACGTTTCACACAAAATGTTGTATTAGATGATAAAGATGAACCTCAAGAGAAAATGTATGAGTTTGGACAATTACGTGTCTTTCCTGAGCGTTTTGAAGTATTTTTACAGGATGAAGCATTGGAATTCACACCGAAAGAATTTGAGCTATTGATTTATTTGCTTGAAAATAAAAATCGTGTTTTAACACGTGATCAGCTATTAAGTGCTGTATGGAAATATGATTTTGCTGGTGATACACGAATTGTGGATGTACACATCAGTCACCTTCGAGATAAAATTGAGGAAAATAGCCGAAAACCAATGTTTATTAAAACAATTCGCGGTCTTGGCTATAAATTTGAGGAGCCGAAGACAACATGA